The Ascaphus truei isolate aAscTru1 chromosome 11, aAscTru1.hap1, whole genome shotgun sequence genome includes a window with the following:
- the LOC142462905 gene encoding taste receptor type 2 member 9-like has translation MFALGLSNAGHSCICGLFTFSSFLYPQIFMVDYVYEAVYALSNFSGLSSSWLTACLCLFYFVKIIHFKSGPLAWLKMKIDTVLPWLILVAEVISFTCSLPGLWVPTIKCPKNYTTDLTGHISSNATEIQQDTMDMVSSLIPSILLPFLIVLGTTICIMWSLCRHTRQMEQNMAVGSSSLNVHRRAAGTMMGLLLLYLSFYVVQFLLTIGILTGAEYWGIIIILLAFSPVESVLLILGNSKLKQNCQKLSHLMLCKGRH, from the coding sequence ATGTTTGCCCTTGGTCTTTCCAATGCTGGTCACTCCTGCATTTGTGGTCTCTTTACCTTCAGCAGCTTTCTGTACCCACAGATCTTCATGGTGGATTATGTCTATGAAGCAGTTTATGCTCTTTCCAACTTCTCCGGCCTCTCCAGCTCATGGCTCACCGCCTGTCTCTGCTTGTTTTACTTTGTGAAGATTATACATTTCAAGAGTGGTCCCTTGGCCTGGTTAAAGATGAAGATTGATACAGTATTGCCTTGGCTGATCTTGGTAGCAGAAGTTATATCTTTCACCTGCAGCCTTCCTGGATTATGGGTCCCTACTATAAAATGTCCCAAGAATTATACAACTGATCTCACTGGTCACATATCCTCAAATGCTACTGAGATCCAACAGGATACCATGGACATGGTCTCTTCTCTTATCCCGAGCAttctcctgcctttcctcattGTGCTGGGCACCACCATCTGTATAATGTGGTCCCTTTGTAGGCACACACGTCAGATGGAGCAGAACATGGCAGTCGGCAGTTCCAGCCTGAATGTTCACAGAAGGGCGGCCGGCACAATGATGGGCCTTCTCCTTCTCTATCTCAGCTTCTATGTGGTACAGTTTCTTTTGACTATCGGCATACTGACAGGTGCCGAGTATTGGGGAATTATCATTATTCTATTGGCGTTTTCCCCTGTGGAGTCTGTCCTTCTGATCCTGGGGAACTCCAAGCTTAAGCAGAACTGTCAGAAGTTATCTCATCTCATGCTATGTAAGGGAAGACATTAA